From a single Pseudalkalibacillus hwajinpoensis genomic region:
- a CDS encoding amino acid ABC transporter permease — MNLDFTQFVPNIPYILQGILVTLKFVSVSAIVGFVLGTILALFKIGRVRFLSWIADAYTSVFRGTPLILQLLLFYHATPQLTGYDISAFEAGVLSFGLNSAAYISEIIRAGIRAVDSGQNEAAAALGIPYRPMMRDIILPQAMKNILPALMNEFITLTKESAIVSVIGVFDIMRRSQIVAAEKFKYFEPLLIAGIIYYLLVMVLTLVGKLVERRMSRSD; from the coding sequence ATGAATTTGGACTTCACCCAGTTCGTGCCTAATATTCCCTACATCCTGCAAGGAATATTGGTCACGTTAAAATTTGTTAGTGTATCAGCAATCGTAGGATTTGTGCTCGGAACAATTCTCGCACTATTTAAAATAGGTAGAGTTCGCTTCCTAAGCTGGATAGCTGATGCGTATACGTCAGTCTTTCGTGGAACCCCGCTTATTTTACAGCTTTTATTATTTTATCATGCGACACCGCAGCTGACTGGATATGACATCAGTGCTTTTGAGGCAGGCGTACTTTCTTTTGGATTGAATTCCGCTGCTTATATTTCAGAAATCATTCGCGCAGGAATTCGTGCAGTGGACTCTGGACAAAATGAAGCAGCGGCAGCCCTAGGAATCCCTTACAGGCCAATGATGCGAGACATCATTTTACCTCAGGCGATGAAAAACATCCTACCTGCATTAATGAATGAATTTATTACACTCACGAAGGAATCGGCGATTGTATCAGTGATCGGGGTATTTGACATTATGCGCCGAAGTCAGATTGTTGCTGCAGAGAAGTTTAAATATTTTGAGCCGCTTTTAATAGCCGGGATCATTTATTATTTACTAGTGATGGTTTTAACACTAGTTGGTAAGCTTGTAGAAAGGAGGATGAGCCGCAGTGATTAA
- a CDS encoding amino acid ABC transporter ATP-binding protein — translation MIKVENLQKKFGNLEVLSDISTSIHKGDVVAVIGPSGSGKSTLLRCMNRLEDATAGSIWIDDQKLTDSQTNIMELRQKIGMVFQHFHLFPHKTVLENLIYAPMKVKGISRKDAEEKAHQLLEQVGLSVKAKEYPKRLSGGQKQRVAIARALAMEPKYMLFDEPTSALDPEMVKEVLDVMKSLGETGMTMVIVTHEMAFAREAADRILFLDGGRLVEEGRPSEFFDRPKTERARTFLEKVL, via the coding sequence GTGATTAAGGTAGAAAACCTCCAAAAGAAATTTGGGAATCTTGAAGTGCTAAGCGATATATCAACTTCCATTCATAAAGGAGATGTTGTAGCGGTTATTGGTCCTTCAGGGTCTGGAAAGTCGACACTACTTCGCTGCATGAATAGATTAGAAGATGCGACAGCTGGATCCATTTGGATAGATGATCAAAAACTAACTGACTCGCAAACAAACATTATGGAATTGAGACAGAAAATCGGTATGGTCTTTCAACATTTCCATCTTTTCCCTCATAAAACAGTTTTAGAGAATCTCATTTATGCCCCGATGAAAGTGAAAGGGATCAGTCGTAAAGACGCTGAAGAAAAAGCACATCAATTGTTAGAGCAGGTTGGATTATCCGTAAAGGCGAAAGAATATCCTAAGCGATTATCCGGGGGGCAAAAACAGCGGGTGGCGATTGCGCGAGCTCTTGCAATGGAACCGAAATATATGTTGTTTGATGAACCCACCTCGGCTCTAGATCCTGAAATGGTTAAAGAAGTTCTTGATGTCATGAAAAGTCTAGGTGAAACCGGGATGACGATGGTAATTGTGACACATGAAATGGCGTTTGCAAGAGAGGCAGCAGATCGAATTTTATTTCTTGATGGTGGAAGGCTAGTAGAAGAAGGCAGGCCATCAGAATTCTTCGATCGTCCTAAAACCGAACGAGCAAGAACATTTCTCGAAAAGGTATTGTGA
- a CDS encoding aromatic acid exporter family protein — MVVKVKIGYRTLKTAIGTGVAITIAQLFSLENYVSAGILTILCIKPTTKRSFRSSWERFIACILGIVFSAAFFEGIGYTPLSISLLLLFFIPSVVAIKATEGVITSSVIILHIYNFNTVSWDIVWNEVAIIVIGIGVALLFNLYMPNLEKDLKQIRKQIEEKFSIILMEYAVYLREGESNWDGKEIIEVGDLLQNAKSIALKDIENHMLRDDDKYYVYFKMREKQFAILERVLPIISSLDQTYIHGKTIAEFMEKLSDSVKPQNTANVFLDELLAMREEFRNSPLPADRAEFETRSALLYFLNEIEQYLLLKRYFKPGAFSKSE, encoded by the coding sequence ATGGTAGTGAAAGTGAAAATTGGTTATCGAACGCTAAAAACCGCAATAGGAACCGGGGTAGCAATCACAATTGCACAGCTATTTTCCCTTGAAAATTACGTTTCGGCTGGAATTTTAACGATACTATGTATCAAACCTACTACAAAAAGGTCATTTCGAAGCTCCTGGGAGAGGTTTATAGCTTGTATACTAGGGATTGTTTTTAGTGCTGCTTTCTTTGAGGGTATCGGTTATACCCCTTTGAGTATTTCTTTATTACTGCTCTTCTTTATCCCGTCTGTTGTAGCTATTAAAGCAACTGAAGGTGTTATTACGAGTTCAGTCATTATATTACACATCTATAATTTTAATACGGTCAGTTGGGATATTGTTTGGAATGAGGTAGCGATAATTGTCATCGGAATAGGAGTTGCGCTGCTCTTTAATTTATATATGCCTAATCTTGAAAAAGATCTGAAACAAATAAGGAAGCAAATAGAAGAAAAGTTTTCGATTATTTTGATGGAGTATGCCGTTTATCTTCGTGAAGGAGAAAGTAATTGGGATGGAAAAGAAATCATCGAAGTGGGGGACCTCCTTCAGAACGCGAAGAGCATTGCATTAAAGGATATTGAAAATCACATGCTTCGTGACGACGACAAATATTATGTCTATTTCAAAATGAGAGAAAAGCAATTTGCGATTCTTGAGAGGGTTCTTCCAATCATCTCTTCGCTTGATCAGACGTACATTCACGGCAAGACGATAGCTGAATTTATGGAGAAACTAAGTGACTCCGTTAAACCGCAAAATACGGCAAACGTATTTCTAGATGAGCTGCTTGCTATGAGGGAAGAATTTCGCAATTCACCTCTCCCAGCAGATAGAGCTGAATTTGAGACGAGATCAGCTCTCCTCTATTTCTTAAACGAAATCGAACAGTATTTACTACTGAAACGCTATTTCAAACCAGGTGCTTTTTCAAAATCTGAATGA
- a CDS encoding L,D-transpeptidase, with product MVQLFFSMFLAASVLFPFGDKPIPGDPFIIVNKESNELAYLNENEIVKVIPVATGRSSELTPEGTFMVIVKAENPYYRKKNIPGGREDNPLGTRWIGFDAQNTDGRIYGLHGTNRPSSIGEHTTAGCVRLQNNEVEKLFDEVPYGTKILITSSAESFLELGRKAGALTK from the coding sequence ATGGTTCAACTCTTCTTCTCTATGTTCCTCGCTGCATCCGTTCTTTTTCCATTTGGAGATAAGCCGATCCCGGGTGATCCCTTTATTATTGTTAACAAAGAATCGAATGAGCTCGCTTATCTGAATGAAAATGAAATCGTAAAAGTGATTCCTGTAGCAACAGGACGCAGCTCAGAGCTTACACCTGAAGGGACATTTATGGTTATTGTAAAAGCAGAGAATCCCTACTACCGAAAGAAAAACATACCTGGAGGTAGAGAGGATAATCCGCTTGGAACACGGTGGATCGGGTTTGACGCTCAAAATACTGATGGGCGAATATACGGTCTTCACGGCACCAATCGACCATCTTCAATTGGTGAACACACGACAGCGGGATGTGTGCGTCTGCAAAATAACGAAGTAGAGAAACTATTTGATGAAGTGCCTTATGGAACGAAAATCCTGATTACGTCGAGTGCAGAGTCCTTTCTTGAGCTTGGAAGAAAAGCTGGTGCGTTAACAAAATAG